The genomic segment CTGCTCATGTTTATGATAGACTTCCTgtataatacacacttgtcCTACATAAATTGTTGTTCTTGGTTGCACAACACTGACACTAGTATTATGATGTGTCTTGATTAAGATAAGTAAAGGCAAGCCCTAAAGCCAACTGTAGGTCATCTTTGGGGGTTTGCAAGAAATGATATATCAGTATCAAAAAGCCAAGCTGTGATAAAAGAGTGTGCTCCCCCATCCATTTCAGGGtagaaaaggttgtgaaatcaaaggcggcagctaagaaatggctgcaattacATTATTACCATATTTTATTCGGCATCaataccattacagccattttttttattttattttactcTGGCCATTTTGGGGGCagcatttttttcacagctaggTTGTTTGGGTATAGACTATCTGAACAGCACAAGTACCTGAAACCATTGTATGCGTATCAAACCACTGGATGGATTATATAACAGGTCCCAGTGATATGTAGTGCTAAAATTCCAAGACAATGAAGGTTCATGCCACAGTATCTGTGTCTGTCCAGCTGTGGTGCCAGTGTGCCACAGTGCATCTCGTAACTGATACCCAGGTCCTGTACTGGAGTCTACCACTTTCAGGTGTATTCCTGGCAGTCCATAGGGTCGGGGAGATGATCGTGTAAAAAAGCCTTGCAGACTTTTTttccacatacatacataaaactTGCTGTGGAATTGAGAATAATATCAACAGTGTACCAGCAGGAGTGAAGGACATTACCTATTATCTTGATAGCCGAATATGAAACCAGCATAATCATCATCAGGTTCAAGTTCTTGAATAATGTGAAATGAACCGGTATAGCGTACTATGTTAAATCTGTTCCTTCCAACTGCTATACCAACATCGCTGTGAATAAAAAATATTGGCAGCAAATAATTGATTAACATGAGTACCTGTTGAATACTTGTAGTATCTCTCTTCCTTGGTCACGGATAATCCAATCAGGGTCCACTTGTTCATTAACATTTCCAACCACTAATAATGTGTGCTCCACCGGGATGCTAGTCTTGTTGACATTGAGTGGAATTGTGTCAAACAAGGAGAAATTTGTTGCCGATATTCTCACATCAAGGGGACATACATCCTAAAACAACAACTGAGTCAGTGCAGTTCTGATAAAATAAGAGTCCTCATACCAAATTGTCTACTACGCCATCTCCATCTCGATCACATTCACACACATCACCTAGCCCATCACCATCTGTGTCAAGCTGATGGACAAAAATAAGTGATCAATTATATATTATAACTTGACATGTGATAAACCATCTATTTTGCACATAATCAAGAATTCTAAGTGGTTACTTTGAGACATCTGGCTATAGTGGCTAACACTTTCAAAATTTATTACATTTTTCCCACCAGAGTTGACCAGGCCTAGTCAGTGTAAGAACCACATAAATTGGCCTTGAGTACTCTAGTGATTTCATTTTGTTCCCTAGCTGGTGCCTTCTCCACTACCCTCCAGATTCCATCCATGCAGTGTGATACAATGTCATGAATAACTGTtggcaaatttgcttcttgtattTCACATGCTCTGAAAGGTCAGGATTTATCCAGTATATTATAAAACACAAGGTTGGTAAGTTATTAGCTAAAGTTAATGATATTATTAGGCATTTCAGCATGGCTTACAAAGAAGATTTTATATGTGCGTAATAGATGTTGTATTGggtgctgatctcagaaatatatagtttattGGGTTGAAATTGACTTTAAATTGGACAGTTTTGAAAACTGtaattgcttctagctgcaagtttgtaacATGTACTCCTACAGGGGTGGATTTGGATTCACATGGCAggacaaaattaatgtagtagGAGTAGGAGCTAAGATAAGTGGGATACAACTGATAGAGTATACACAGCATGTtttatctagggggtctgggagtaTACTCCATGCACTGAAATCTTAGCTGAACAAGCACACGCATTGTGAGACTGTAAGTCagccagacatggggccaagtacatttaaaagtacttaagtaaagtacaagtacttttgagtttttgaagtataagtacaagtactccaactgaaatcacaagagtacttaagtaaagtacaagtacatactgaAAGTACTtaggtaaagtacaagtacagtacattttcctATAGCAACAGCCGTGCATAATAACTTAAGGTTGAGGTACAAACATGCAAGGTACAGTTTTTATATTCACAGAACTATTACACTGCATAATAATCATTTCTAGGTCTACTACACTCGGATTTAAATTCTTTTCCTGCAATGCTAAATAACCACTTAATTGAGATAAATAATACAAGCACTATTTTGCCACAATGGAAAGGGAAGGATGGTGTCTGACGTAGAAGGATACTATGCACTATAAATGATAATTTCTTACCACCAATTCAACAAACCCCTCATTACAGTAGTTTTAGCCTTACAGTCTCCTTCAGAAAAAAATTCaggaattgcaaaatatttcatgaCAGCAGGtagtttcaggtttttgtcaaccattctcttcaACTCCCAATTTAAATGACAGCATTGCTTTTATTATATAAACCAGAATTCCTATTAAACAGCTGCttgtggctacatgatacatagtaaggttgtaCAAAGTACCAAGAGGTTGAAAACTACAACttcatcaaatttatttttattgacgttcactgtgtacaaactacaatgtttgcagtacttaaaagtactttaagtactcaagtacttggcaaaaatacttgagtataagtacaagtacactggggtaattaagaaagtatttaagtaaagtacaagtactttcaaacttgtacttaagtgtacttaagtataagtactcgtgtacttggccccatgtctgtaAGTCACTTCATGTTGAAACAAATTAAGCATCATAATCGTCATCAGTCTTTATGTATATGAATAGCAGTGGTGATACTAAAGCTGTCATACAGAGAGCACAGCATAAATACTACATGCAGTCCCTGCTACCAGGGTTTTCACACTTGGTTAAACTCTTAGTGCAAGCACAATGAGTTGTATAGTGCAATTGAGGGAATATGAATTTATATGAGTTCTTTATCAAAAACTCCTTACAATAAGTGATTCTAAAAAGGATAGTCCTCCTCCTGGTGAAGATAAAGTTTTCTAACAGCTGAAATGTAGATTAATATTGCTGCATTTTGGTGGCTTTAGCATACAAATACTGCAATGTCCAATACATAGGCGGTGAAAACAGTGGAGGAGGGCAAGGGGGCCCATGGCCCTAAGACAATGCgatcagctactctaatagaacaatcaaccactctaatagaacagtcacctttacATTTCCTTTAAAAGTTGCTagtagctacttaatttacaaaAAATGTAGCAAAATACTCTAAATTTGGTTCTCATGGCTTCTAAATTTCTTGGAGGCAACCCCCCAGACCCCCAAGAATAACAAGCATATCTGTTGCATGTTTCAAATTCCACTGTataaatttcactgtcaaagtTGGTCCCCCTCATTCTTGGGCTTGCTCCACTGCCTCCAGTCTAATATCATTTATCAGTTGTGCCAAAAATGCTGGTTTTACAAAATCTCAGTGATCTTACTTGATCTGGATTAGACACAAGACGACAGTTGTCATCAGTGTTGTTGACCATGTCCCCATCTTGATCGACATCACACACATCACCCAAACCATCATTGTCAGTATCAAGCTATACAAATTAGGAGTAAATTGTCAAAAAGTTGGTTTTCACTGCTCACCTGGTCAGGATTGATATCAAACTGACAGTTATCAGTCCTATCATCTATTCCATCACCATCTCCATCAGTGCCTGCCTCACACTCATCGCCTACTGAGTTACCATTAATATCACGTTGTGATGGGTTGCTGGAGTTGAGACAGTTGTCACATAGGTCCCCCACACCATCACCATCTAAGTCTTCTTGTAGAGGATTATACACTTCTAGACAATTATCTGTGCCGTTCACATCATCATGAGGATTAAGAATATCATCTCCATCAATATCATCATCACACACATCACCCCTACCGTCAGAGTCTAAGTCAAACTGTAGCTGGTTTGAGACATCTGGACAATTGTCGCATACATCAGTGATGTTATCATTATCACGATCATCAGTAATATCCACAGCAGTAAAATTAATAGTGGCTAACAGTGTTGGGTTGATTGCAACAGAACAAGAATCTATGTCAAATGGTTCACAGATATCACCAATTCCATTACCATCACTGTCTTCTTGTCCAGAGTTAGGAGCTTCTGGACAATTATCAGCAGAGCAATGTATGTCTGTACAGTTCAGTCCTACATCAGGGTAGCCATCCAAGTCACTATCTACACCACAATGGACACCATCCCCAGCATACCCAAGATCACACGTGCAGGAGAACTGTTGTAGACCAGTGTAAGTGCAAGTGGCATTTACATCACAGTTGTCCTCTCCTAGGGTACAAAAGTCAAAGTTGATACACTCAGTTGAATTAATGTTCCACAGTGGAGGATTATTGCACACCCTTCTACCAGGAACAGCTGCACCATATCCAATAGGACAAACTAATACACAAACAGATAAATAATGCATTCCATTACACTCCAGAGATCCTAGTACGGGAGTACCCTGTTGGAATAGAAATAGTCATTACTGCATGTTATTATTACTACATACCAGAGGATCACATTCCAATATTACACAGGTGTTGTTGCTGACACGCTCGTGGCCTGGGGGACAGGAAATGATGCAATAAGGGACTTCTCTATTCCAAGAACCATCATCAAGACAGGTCAGCTCAAAGTTACCAATAAGATCATATCCCTCATCACATCGGAATGTGCACTGTTCAGTTGGCATGCGTCCATCACATGTGACTACCCCATTAGTGATGTGTTCTAATTGGGGGCAGAGAATTGTTGTCTCTTGAATTACACCTTCATAGGTGAATGGCATTGGAGAATTTGGAGGAAAAGTCTCTCTGGACAGCAGAGCTCCTACTGAGAAACAACCAGTCACAGGACAGCAGACCtgaaaaaaaattatagctATTTATTGTTAGTTATACCGGAATGTTGATAATAAAGTTTGGCAGATGAATACTTTGGTAAACTTGTGCCTATTCAGGAAAATCTTGTAGACAGGTACTACAACATGTTTGCCAGCCTCAAACAATTCATAGCAAATTAATTTTGTCAAATGTATGCAGTCATCTAATATCAAACGATCAGTTATTACTTAACACATTACTCAACAATTAAGATCACTATAATAGCTATCTCAATGGATTCTGCAAGGAGGCTGAAACCTATATCTTGTTGCTATTAGAACTTTATAGTGACCAGGAGTCATTGAAACTCAGACCGGGTGATGACTTGATTCCACTAATCTATGCAAGACCCGCGCAAGGACCATTACAGCTTGAAATCTAGAATTGTCTTTATATCTAATCTGAAACAGCTAATCTGTGATAAAGGGCATGGCCTTCCAAAAACAGGCTAGTATGAagaatgtgatatcaaaggtggtggcaaggaaatggttgcaatgctcttttggattagatatcatttctttttgtatttgtatggctacACTGGCTTTTGTCTGTCTTTACAGATAAACAGAAGGACAGAAGAATTTAGCTGCTGaatgttgactgctctataaaaGGATCTTGAAATACGCTGATACATGCATCTATTGTTGGTTTTCACATTATAACTCATTGATACTTAAACAGACATTACTAAAGGTTTGTACCTTGATAGTTACCTAACACACATGCAAGAAAATTCAACCAGTTTGCATAAGcagtaggcatgacaacaaatcacagtgaggctgactgctctattagagtacctcaattgTGTGACTTACCAAAAATTGTTTTGtggtgctctaatagagcacacatttttctgAGTACTTCTAATACTAATACAATGcacacagaatgttctagaacaatctagagtTTCCATGGTTagatctgtgatattattatatCTGGTGCAGTATACTGGAACTTCAAATTATAatgaggtgagcaactgacaggGCTAAGGTGGGGAAGGTCTGTTCTATGATGGTCACATTATATATCTGCATACTGATTGTTTCTGTCAGTATTTTACCCTGCAGGCATGACAAATTGCAAttgtaatttttgaaaattgcttGTAACTTCAATTAATCCGCGCACAAACTGGGAGATAAATGTGCTATATGCACCCTCCAAATTTAAAAGAATCTGATAAGTTTTTGTAAGTGATGTGAAAAGAAAAGTTAACAGAacatgaagaaaataagactaACTTTGAAGGCACGTATCTCAAAGACAACTGAACCaatttagctcaaatttggtatggaaGATGTACCATCCTGAGGAATGTTTCACAGAAAAAATGGACTATTTCTGTTCTGCTGTTACTGAGGCATGAATGCGTGAAAGTCGCATTTTCGTTGTTCTagtaaatacacacttgtctgtcatatGCCCGGATGCATTAGTTTTctttggccacacgacacaatATTGTGTTGAAACATCATGGTGTCCAGCCCATACACTGATCACAAAGGGTCACTTTCAACTAGCGATCTACAAATATCAAATGCAGATACAATTCCTGATCACAAGATGTGTAAACACCAGTGGCTATTACTAGAAACAGCTTTGGCACACTTGTTATCCTTATAGTGTCCATTAAATTATGAaattttagctagctatatatacccACCATAAATTTTCTTGAGACCTGAGGTCAGCTGTATGATTCCTGCACCTAGTAAATACTTGTCATACTTTTTTTTGTAGGTATAGCTAGGACCTGGCCAATAAGTATAAAATATTATAGTGTTTATGCATGGTAGAGAGCATACATATCAAATGACATAATACAGCAAATAACTACATGTACCTGTAGGAACAAGTCAACTCCAATATTGTTCTGCTCATTCACTGTCACCTGCAACACCTCTCCACTATACTGTACTAATATCTCAGCCATCAGTATCGGTGGCTGGTACACATGAGGAGTCAGTTGTGCTATCCCATAGCAGAGCTCTGGCTTGGCCGATGGCCACACTTGGAGGGTGGGAAACCTGATTTCATGATAGCGTAGTTTGGTAGTGTATTTGTTGATCAACTGAGCATTGGGTGGAGCCAAGCACACTCTAACACTACTGGATGTCTCAGGACACCTACAGCATTGATATATACATTGTATTACAGCTGCTGTCTTTACCTTGCTTGGTCACTAGCCATATCACAAATGATACCAGAACAGTTACTGATTTGGTCACAATGTTGCCCAGTGTAATCTGCCTCACACGTGCAATATGTTAAATTCTGTCGATTTGGTTGACAACTGCCATGTTCACATACTCCACTTGAACAAGTCGACTGCCCTATAGTTGTGGAAGAATAGATCAACTAGTATCCATATGTTAGTGTCAGTAGCAGGCTATGTATGCATGGCTTAAGCAGGCACACCCCCTAAAATCCCTACTGTTTGTACGAAATGAACTCAAGGTTTATTACACTTCATCTCATTGTTAAAAAatgttctttgtaactgaataatTGATTGATCACCCAAGTGTTTGTTCATGTACCCTACTAGAGATGGCATCTTCTGGTGAGAATAACATACCACACGTTATAGCACTGTATAAACACGTACACTGTATAGACACACTATTTACTGACCGGTGCAAACTCCACAAGCTGCTAATAATACCAGTAGTAACCCACCGGCGGTGTGCATTACGGGCGAGCTGCGGTAACGCCTTCCTGAAGATGTATTTCGTATTGTAATTACTTCGTGCTGAATTAGATAATTACTGATTAACGTAAATATGTCGTCTCAGTCGAAGAAGCGTTCTGCTGATAGTAGTAATGAGAGCGAGAAGAAGGCGAAGGTAGAAGAAAGCCAAGAAGACAAAATTAGTATCTCTATTGATGACGATGATTTATATCTTAGCCCAGGTAAAATAGTATTCTAATAGTTTAGTACATCAGCATCATGAATCTACGATCCAGATTTAATGTAGAGAATGACATGTAAATTAAAAGCCTTCTGGTATTAGAATTTTAACCGTATGTTCAACCGTCTACTGTAACCACTACAAGATACAGTAATTCTTACAAGTTGAGACCAATGTGTCCTGTAAAACCTGTGAAAACTTCCCTTTAAATACTTCCAAGTATTCATTTTTTGTATCCCTGCTTGGAATCAGCTCCCTGAAGAAATAATGAACAGTAAAGTAAGTCAATTCCTGCTTGGAGTCAGCCCCCTCACAGCCTTCACTCTGTGAAGGTTGCATAGTAAAATGATAAATCAAGGAGATTACAAGGTGCTTGATGATGCAtaaccaacctcctctggtctCATTTAACGATAATGTAAGAATGTCACTGAAACGTCAGCGCTTAGGCAGTTGGTCTTGTAATTCAGACACTTTGGGTCGTAATTGTGCTCCGTATAATCCCCTGTACAAGTGGTCTAGAGAGCTGAACCAGAAGACATGCTGTATTGTTGTACAAATTAAATTTATTCCTGTTCTAACTGTCTAGTACTACAACTCATCAAGAAGGGCTGAAACTTTGACTCTAACATTCTGTACACTGGTGTTGGCTAGTTGCAGTTGAGTGTTGTGACTTGCATTGTAACATAGCGTTTGATGGTTTTATTGGTTCTATTGCCTGGGTCGTCTAAATTGATTATGTAACGTGATTCATGATAGAGTGTAGTCCATACtctctcaggggcggatccagacttttaaaaaggggggttccactttggaattgcaacttcagcctagctgtaagttgaagaccaaagaaataaataaaataaaaaaggtcatcacctgctgacaatagctgcccctcaccaactatatttccttctttataactagatacatagcttgctacactctattagaatatctcaatttgactgctctattagagtatctcgagtaagagaggctctttcaaaaaggggttccatggaaccctttgaaccccccccctggatccgcccctgtctcTGGTCATACTTTCTAGGCCCTTTGTGTTGAAAGTGACTGGACCCTGCGCAAGAAAGTATGGCCTATAAAtaggggtagtgctaaaagctggAACGGAATGGAACTGAACCAATTAGGGCGCGCGCCAAGCAGGAAAAATCGTTTCCAACTGCCACGCAGTGACTagaacaggggcggatccatagtttggaaagagggggggcacctttctgaaaaacagttgaagaccaaaaaaacttgctgaaaaccagttgaagaccaaaaaaaaaaaaaaaaaaaaaggtcacaacaataatagctagttatccttaccaactatatcacgtctgttatgtaaaataaaatcctatttatagcttcataggtaagctacactgcctcatgaacattgtgactgctttattagagtaattgactgctctattagagtatctcgatcttgtatacaatttcttgaagggggggggggcatcctggatccgccattgtagaatcatagatcctttacacacccgggattggaatcttCTGTTTTTAACACTTCCATCCGCACCTCCTTCGACACCTTTCTACAAAGAGATCTATGAATTGATGCATCGGTAACTCGACTTTAGCGTATTAATTCTCtgtttatgcacctatcaattttaagccccactacccccctcccgggcttactaggggattagtgggggattttgacctgatttgatctgaaactctgccccactagtggggcatttgaccgctcgaaactttaggcgtttgttttaacttgcaagctaaaggaattgacctgtttcctaaagtaccttacagccatactacatggagatttgaccactagtcgttcccccatgggtggagaatttgatttttcaaaaagtcaaatccccaccatttcccccactacgcccgggagggggtaggtgggggataacattgataggtgcattagtggACAGTACGGGCAATGGGTTTACTTCAGTTCGATTAACAAAGGATGgataagtacacaaaacaaattGTAAGTTAAGAAGACGTTGTTTCAGGCGGGTAGAGCTAGCCAAAAGTTGTCGCCGCCATTCAAACAACAAGATTTAAACACGGAGATATGGACTAATGACTTCGCTGGTTCGATTCCTTATCCCAAGTTATACTTACGGATTGAATTTGACGCTCATAGAGTGAACAATTCCAGAGTTACAGCTAGCCAAAGTTTTAATCGCTTGGGTCTGTCAGCGAGTTTTGTCACTGTTTTTACGTCCACAATCACCTTTCCGCCTTATTCGAAGTAAAGAACAAGATTACTGTATCAAAACAACATGAAATTCACTACAGAACAATGTATCAGAGTTTTCTCTTTCCAGTCAACACCAatttgaattgaattgaattgaatttggttttaaactcctatattcggcatagccgttcttccatataggaggagtatacacagtacatacatacatatacataatatatacatacatacatacatacatatatacatgtatagtataatatgttacataataattattacaaaaaaaaaaaaaaaaaaaagatgcaAACTTAAGTTTTAAAATCAGTAAGTAAATGGTGATGTATTAATTAACGGTGCGGATAGTACAGCACGTAAGTACAGCAAGTATGCGGGGATTTCTATCCCGgggtataaaggatctatgctagtattgtgctagagttcattTCCTACTTACACGCAAGCTAGAAATCGCgctctcgaagtttctatttaatgcccgccacgTGGCATGTTGTGCTCctaccaatccatcaaattctgtttaatcctgatgtagaattacttccttatcattgtaaaaggtaaactactgtagtattttcatgttatagtcgtgtccaactctttagtaacagcgaggatggttttctgaagtctgccagcatgagcaataatttacgagagttaaccacagtgcatgttagtggctgtgaatcatatgcttacagtacttacaaaataatagtttagcaggttaaatgatagtttttcagcgtAGCAGTTGCAAAACGCTTtcgtgcagtgggcattaaatagataCTTTGAgcgagcgatttctagcatgcctacaagtaGACTTCatcacaattctagtcactatgtaatggtaagaaacggtgtacaatctgcaaaaacgaTTTATTAACTTGGAGCGCgctccgttccggcttttagcactaccctgTAAATAGAGCTGTGCAATATTTGATTATCGAGACTTATTGAGATGGTTTATCATAGTGAATTACTTGTATATATACCTGATGGTGTAGATATACCTGATGGTGTAGATATACCTGATGGTGTAGATATACCTCTATCTCTCCTACCACTTAGGCCAGTGCTAAAACTAACATTTTCTATACTCTTCATATTGTAATTTGCTCACTTCACTGGTTACATTATTGGCAATTGACTAAAAtgcataattttttaaaattatttagatAATCGAGATAGGTTCAAAATGAAATATCGAGATATGTCTGCCATCGCAGgtgtgacctttatggccattttgcccagaaatttgatcatttctgtctttatctccctgaggcattaattgacatgctaaaacatggtaccatcttgttgaacaaaacaacttggtttttatttgaagttctATTTTGAAGTTTTATTATCTCTGAGTTTAACTGCCCTAGGGGTATAAATTACCCATGGGGAGATAAATTATCTCTAAATTCatgggtaatataaatgatccTAACTTTGGAATAAAATCACCTGTTAACTTCAAACTAAATTGTTTcgttcaacaagatctttatattggtaccatgttttaatgagttaattaatgcctcagggagataaagacaaatgatcaaatttctgggcaaaaatggccataaaggtcaccaaaggtcaaatctgcaatggtaCTATATCAAAAAGTTTATGTCATGGGGagtactaccaagagttcaaagagtatattatgaactcttgatactacttatgtggaaagttgcatgcttttatgaaaaactGCATGATTTTTGAGTTGTGCTGCTATACTATATGAGACAGTTGGTATGACCCATCATTGTGTTGTTGTTAGGTTATCATCTGAAGCTGCCAAGTCCTGGACGTACTAGTGAACGTTCAAAGGACAGTTTCCGTGGTGGCTATAGTGATACTGTAGATGATTCTGACGGATTTCAGTTAAGCAAGGACATCAGTTCTGATAGACGGAAAAGTAGAAAATATCGAAGCACTAAAGATCAAGACATAGATCAAGAGGAGCACAAGTATCGCTCGAGGGCATCTGATGACAGAAGaagtaaaaaagaaaaagaccGGTCAACAGGAGAAAGAAGGAGAAGCCGAGAGAGGGATAACAGACGGAGCAATGAGCAGCAACGCAAACCCTTACCCCCCTCATCAGGTAGACAACGTCACAGTGACCAGTATAGTGATGATCGCTATAGTAACCCACGTGATGATCGTCATGGCATCCAGCGTGGTGATGAGCACAAAAGGAGGCCAGATGTGAGACATCATCCAGATAGAGAAAGGTAAGTAGTGAACTATATTCGAAGGATGAAAATATTAACTGTTTTTTTATTCTCAAAAGTGGTGGGCTCAATGTTTACTTTGGCAAAGAGTTTGACATAGAATTTTTTTTCCTCTTGACATTGCTAGTACACTTTGGAGGGAGATCAAACAAGAATTTCTGTTTAGTTTGTTACTGTTTATACCTATCCTCTCTTCAGAATGATGTATAGACCTTTTCCACTAGTTACTATATACAATTTATCGTTGTTTGAGTGTCGAGTTTTCAATCACAACTA from the Dysidea avara chromosome 13, odDysAvar1.4, whole genome shotgun sequence genome contains:
- the LOC136242493 gene encoding uncharacterized protein isoform X1, translating into MKSIENVSFSTGLSGRRDRGISTPSGISTPSGQSTCSSGVCEHGSCQPNRQNLTYCTCEADYTGQHCDQISNCSGIICDMASDQARCPETSSSVRVCLAPPNAQLINKYTTKLRYHEIRFPTLQVWPSAKPELCYGIAQLTPHVYQPPILMAEILVQYSGEVLQVTVNEQNNIGVDLFLQVCCPVTGCFSVGALLSRETFPPNSPMPFTYEGVIQETTILCPQLEHITNGVVTCDGRMPTEQCTFRCDEGYDLIGNFELTCLDDGSWNREVPYCIISCPPGHERVSNNTCVILECDPLGTPVLGSLECNGMHYLSVCVLVCPIGYGAAVPGRRVCNNPPLWNINSTECINFDFCTLGEDNCDVNATCTYTGLQQFSCTCDLGYAGDGVHCGVDSDLDGYPDVGLNCTDIHCSADNCPEAPNSGQEDSDGNGIGDICEPFDIDSCSVAINPTLLATINFTAVDITDDRDNDNITDVCDNCPDVSNQLQFDLDSDGRGDVCDDDIDGDDILNPHDDVNGTDNCLEVYNPLQEDLDGDGVGDLCDNCLNSSNPSQRDINGNSVGDECEAGTDGDGDGIDDRTDNCQFDINPDQLDTDNDGLGDVCDVDQDGDMVNNTDDNCRLVSNPDQLDTDGDGLGDVCECDRDGDGVVDNLDVCPLDVRISATNFSLFDTIPLNVNKTSIPVEHTLLVVGNVNEQVDPDWIIRDQGREILQVFNSDVGIAVGRNRFNIVRYTGSFHIIQELEPDDDYAGFIFGYQDNSKFYVCMWKKSLQGFFTRSSPRPYGLPGIHLKVVDSSTGPGYQLRDALWHTGTTAGQTQILWHEPSLSWNFSTTYHWDLLYNPSSGLIRIQWFQGSDLIVDSGELYDTTHYGGRLGTIVFSQALVLFSNLKTSCLQNLNFGINLSGENLPVVLGNATQLSLAGPNSTISAWVNIPSCSVTQTCSLTPTVTFGQIGEEINTGFLQQVNYDELDWLLDNSTLTGGTGPGQDNTEGDTDGRFAYMDGFCGPQYDSHEACEGERAIFETPCFPSGPGCVLSFTYHLYNSYFDDDPTSDYYYLFDMGILEIEVWHGGKWNMVFHEGGRDYGDIWNNASVDLSSFTDGIKLRFVAYRGAFIQTDIAIDDVSLSSECTEGCSPIKQHPILGTTDNSLSVTVEGDELVTLLGSGDTLRGGHVPLNTWSHIAVQHQNNKMFIFVNGEEVNNAVMNFTIAADSDILIGQNHASTRQFKGWIDEVAIWNNAINISRAYQKYQDPSSDLALTLYLPFNEGFGDTATNIVSSNNDTINVSTVSWIVTSLELSGTIPLPSSSEHLRILAQSQCDIT
- the LOC136242493 gene encoding uncharacterized protein isoform X2 is translated as MKSIENVSFSTGLSGRRDRGISTPSGQSTCSSGVCEHGSCQPNRQNLTYCTCEADYTGQHCDQISNCSGIICDMASDQARCPETSSSVRVCLAPPNAQLINKYTTKLRYHEIRFPTLQVWPSAKPELCYGIAQLTPHVYQPPILMAEILVQYSGEVLQVTVNEQNNIGVDLFLQVCCPVTGCFSVGALLSRETFPPNSPMPFTYEGVIQETTILCPQLEHITNGVVTCDGRMPTEQCTFRCDEGYDLIGNFELTCLDDGSWNREVPYCIISCPPGHERVSNNTCVILECDPLGTPVLGSLECNGMHYLSVCVLVCPIGYGAAVPGRRVCNNPPLWNINSTECINFDFCTLGEDNCDVNATCTYTGLQQFSCTCDLGYAGDGVHCGVDSDLDGYPDVGLNCTDIHCSADNCPEAPNSGQEDSDGNGIGDICEPFDIDSCSVAINPTLLATINFTAVDITDDRDNDNITDVCDNCPDVSNQLQFDLDSDGRGDVCDDDIDGDDILNPHDDVNGTDNCLEVYNPLQEDLDGDGVGDLCDNCLNSSNPSQRDINGNSVGDECEAGTDGDGDGIDDRTDNCQFDINPDQLDTDNDGLGDVCDVDQDGDMVNNTDDNCRLVSNPDQLDTDGDGLGDVCECDRDGDGVVDNLDVCPLDVRISATNFSLFDTIPLNVNKTSIPVEHTLLVVGNVNEQVDPDWIIRDQGREILQVFNSDVGIAVGRNRFNIVRYTGSFHIIQELEPDDDYAGFIFGYQDNSKFYVCMWKKSLQGFFTRSSPRPYGLPGIHLKVVDSSTGPGYQLRDALWHTGTTAGQTQILWHEPSLSWNFSTTYHWDLLYNPSSGLIRIQWFQGSDLIVDSGELYDTTHYGGRLGTIVFSQALVLFSNLKTSCLQNLNFGINLSGENLPVVLGNATQLSLAGPNSTISAWVNIPSCSVTQTCSLTPTVTFGQIGEEINTGFLQQVNYDELDWLLDNSTLTGGTGPGQDNTEGDTDGRFAYMDGFCGPQYDSHEACEGERAIFETPCFPSGPGCVLSFTYHLYNSYFDDDPTSDYYYLFDMGILEIEVWHGGKWNMVFHEGGRDYGDIWNNASVDLSSFTDGIKLRFVAYRGAFIQTDIAIDDVSLSSECTEGCSPIKQHPILGTTDNSLSVTVEGDELVTLLGSGDTLRGGHVPLNTWSHIAVQHQNNKMFIFVNGEEVNNAVMNFTIAADSDILIGQNHASTRQFKGWIDEVAIWNNAINISRAYQKYQDPSSDLALTLYLPFNEGFGDTATNIVSSNNDTINVSTVSWIVTSLELSGTIPLPSSSEHLRILAQSQCDIT